From Calothrix sp. PCC 6303, a single genomic window includes:
- a CDS encoding helix-turn-helix domain-containing protein: MSQFLTSEQVFQSLEHSISRFLTPFQRKTLLKHLQTNLQPEYRRRLEIMLLADIGKSQTQICQTLGCSQEMARYWISRAEAGLAHKWQERSLGRPKTINDQYIQRLKELVSKNPRDYGYSFQNWTAQWLSKHLANEFGIEISDRHINRLLKNMGLSTKSKNASEKITNQNQKSGITICDLQSNTENRMHLSLNLI, from the coding sequence ATGTCACAATTTTTAACCTCTGAACAAGTTTTTCAAAGCCTTGAACATTCTATTAGCAGGTTTTTAACACCATTTCAAAGAAAAACCTTACTGAAGCATTTACAAACAAATTTGCAACCAGAATATAGACGCAGATTAGAAATAATGCTGTTAGCAGATATAGGCAAATCTCAAACTCAAATCTGCCAAACTCTGGGTTGTTCGCAAGAGATGGCACGGTACTGGATTAGTCGAGCAGAAGCTGGTTTAGCCCACAAATGGCAAGAGCGATCGCTTGGGAGACCAAAGACCATTAATGACCAATATATCCAGAGATTAAAGGAATTGGTTAGCAAAAATCCGCGAGACTACGGTTATAGCTTTCAAAATTGGACTGCTCAATGGTTGAGTAAGCATTTGGCAAATGAATTTGGAATTGAAATCAGCGATCGCCATATCAATCGGTTGCTTAAAAATATGGGACTTTCTACAAAGTCCAAAAATGCAAGCGAGAAAATAACTAATCAAAATCAAAAGTCTGGTATCACGATTTGCGACCTCCAATCAAATACTGAGAATAGAATGCATTTGTCGTTGAATTTAATTTAG